The Epinephelus lanceolatus isolate andai-2023 chromosome 21, ASM4190304v1, whole genome shotgun sequence genome has a segment encoding these proteins:
- the meiob gene encoding meiosis-specific with OB domain-containing protein translates to MAAQTYIAISELHPNFFHPKVAGIVIGKSDVRSFPDRKNIGVDRYTFSFTIKDSPDFFINVTAWGNDGYIIGLSNSFSTGDCIIIDNPLVTSKDPEKGDKFCPTTPSLYRLLVTETHSQVSLCADMDTIDRMLPLIHLPVKDSRDFYSLGDIVANGQKLDGTVINILAAVKSIGELKQFTTSDRRKGQRLEVKLFDDSVSSFPLVCWDREAIQLVQTLIPKETVLFIADAKISFDSFRNGMTATVNSKTIITVNPDTREASLLYSYAKEASESGVLDQDEKPEDIPVESITDVYTVSQLKQKAREDPEAFFGITYSFISRLDLDSSVSKVIRTRCSRCKFQVTDDMQSCTNELCPGRDQALSASTGFDLLVDFTDHTGTLHACTLRSPVAEKTLGCMTDEFTSLTDDERTALKWKFLLERCKIYVKILPSSRMKSGVRGMVLACSVADPGEVKQHMSALLQRL, encoded by the exons ATGGCTGCTCAGACCTACATCGCCATCTCTGAGCTGCATCCCAACTTCTTTCATCCG AAAGTGGCAGGCATCGTCATTGGGAAATCTGATGTCAGAAGCTTTCCTGACAGAAAAA ATATAGGTGTGGACAGATACACTTTCAGCTTCACCATTAAGGACTCACCTGACTTCTTCATCAATGTGACAGCCTGGGGAAACGATGGGTACATCATCGGGCTCTCCAACAGCTTCAGCACTGGAGACTGTA TCATCATTGACAATCCTTTAGTCACCAGCAAAGACCCAGAGAAAGGGGACAAATTCTGTCCCACAACACCAAG CCTCTATAGGCTGCTGGTGACGGAGACTCATTCCCAGGTGTCTCTGTGTGCTGATATGGATACTATCGACAGGATGCTGCCACTGATCCACCTGCCAGTGAAGGACTCCAGAGATTTCTACTCTCTGGGAGACATTGTGGCCAACGGGCAGAAGCTGGACGGCACAGTGATAAATATACTGGCTGCAGTGAAATCG ATTGGAGAGCTGAAGCAGTTCACCACTTCAGACAGACGCAAAGGGCAAAGGCTGGAAGTGAAGCTCTTTGATGACTCTGTCTCTTCCTTCCCTCTTGTCTG CTGGGACAGAGAAGCCATTCAGCTCGTGCAAACTTTGATACCCAAGGAGACGG TGCTCTTCATAGCTGACGCAAAGATTAGCTTTGACAGCTTTCGCAACGGCATGACAGCAACCGTTAACTCGAAAACCATTATCACTGTCAATCCCG ACACCAGAGAGGCCAGTCTGCTCTACAGCTACGCTAAAGAGGCATCTGAGTCTGGTGTTCTGGATCAAGATGAGAAGCCAGAAGACATCCCTG TGGAGTCCATCACTGACGTGTACACAGTGAGCCAGCTGAAGCAGAAGGCCCGGGAGGACCCTGAGGCTTTCTTTGGCATCACATACAGCTTCATCTCCAGGCTCGACCTCGACTCCTCTGTTTCAAAAGTCATCAGGACACGGTG CTCCAGGTGTAAGTTTCAGGTGACTGATGACATGCAGAGCTGCACCAATGAGTTGTGTCCAGGGAGGGATCAGGCCCTTTCAGCCTCCACAGgctttgacctgctggtggacTTCACAGACCACACCGGCACCCTGCACGCCTGCACCCTTAGAAGCCCCGTGGCAGAAAAGACACTTGGCTGTATG ACGGACGAGTTCACCAGTCTGACCGATGACGAACGGACTGCACTGAAGTGGAAATTTCTCTTGGAGAGATGCAAAATATATGTGAAG ATACTGCCGTCTTCTAGAATGAAGTCTGGGGTCAGGGGGATGGTCCTGGCCTGCTCGGTGGCTGACCCAGGAGAGGTGAAACAGCACATGTCTGCCTTGCTGCAGCGCCTGtga